A genomic stretch from Candidatus Schekmanbacteria bacterium includes:
- a CDS encoding aldehyde dehydrogenase family protein yields MVFKNKMLIGKNWISKKKTFNVTNPYNNALLAKVPAGDGEDVSNAVDTAEKAFKSFSNFPAHKRAAILENTAILLTKHQEEIAKTIALESGKAITYARAEAARGIETFKFASEEAKRIHGEIIPMDASPVGEGRFGFYVRVPKGVIAAISPFNFPLNLVAHKVAPAIAAGNCVVLKPSSATPLTALKLGELMLKAGLPAGVLNIVTGGGGSVGDALVKHDGISMVTFTGSMPVGKRIKEISGLKFVTLELGSNSAVIIDRDVDYAKAIPRIIVGAYYNSGQTCISVQRIYVHKSLYKKFTEDFREAVKKIKVGNPMDDKVLFGPMIEEKEAVRTEEWISEAVRSGAKLQTGGRRKGAVIDATFLSDTTHSMKVIKDEVFAPVASVMKFDEFDEAMTMANDSIYGLNGGIYTNSISRAIQAIKEYKVGSLMINDIPTYRVDHMPYGGVKASGLGREGPRFAIEEMTDIKMVSISY; encoded by the coding sequence ATGGTATTCAAAAACAAGATGCTCATAGGAAAGAATTGGATATCAAAGAAAAAGACTTTTAACGTAACAAATCCTTATAACAATGCTCTTCTTGCAAAGGTACCGGCAGGCGATGGAGAGGATGTTTCAAATGCAGTTGATACTGCTGAGAAAGCCTTTAAATCATTCTCAAACTTTCCCGCGCACAAAAGAGCCGCCATACTTGAAAATACTGCAATCCTTCTCACAAAGCATCAGGAAGAGATTGCCAAGACAATAGCCCTTGAATCAGGAAAAGCAATCACTTACGCAAGGGCAGAAGCAGCAAGAGGGATTGAGACCTTTAAGTTTGCATCAGAGGAAGCCAAAAGGATCCACGGTGAAATCATCCCTATGGATGCGTCGCCTGTAGGCGAAGGCAGATTTGGATTTTATGTCCGAGTCCCCAAAGGGGTAATAGCCGCCATATCGCCTTTTAACTTTCCGCTAAACCTTGTAGCCCATAAAGTTGCCCCTGCAATCGCCGCAGGAAACTGCGTTGTACTCAAACCTTCCTCTGCGACTCCATTAACCGCTTTAAAGCTTGGCGAACTCATGCTTAAAGCCGGACTTCCTGCAGGTGTGCTGAATATTGTTACAGGAGGCGGTGGAAGTGTCGGAGATGCTCTTGTAAAGCATGATGGGATTTCAATGGTCACATTCACGGGGAGCATGCCTGTCGGAAAAAGGATAAAGGAGATTTCAGGGCTCAAGTTTGTAACCTTAGAGCTTGGTTCAAACTCCGCTGTGATAATTGACAGGGATGTTGATTATGCAAAAGCCATACCGCGCATAATAGTGGGAGCATACTATAACTCAGGACAAACCTGCATTTCCGTCCAGCGAATCTATGTACACAAAAGCCTATATAAAAAATTTACTGAAGATTTCAGGGAAGCAGTGAAAAAAATAAAGGTCGGAAACCCAATGGATGACAAGGTGTTGTTCGGACCAATGATAGAGGAGAAAGAGGCCGTAAGAACCGAGGAGTGGATTTCAGAGGCTGTACGGTCTGGTGCAAAACTTCAGACGGGTGGAAGGAGAAAAGGAGCTGTTATTGATGCGACTTTTCTGTCTGATACAACACATTCCATGAAGGTCATAAAAGACGAAGTATTTGCACCTGTGGCATCTGTGATGAAATTCGATGAATTTGATGAGGCGATGACAATGGCAAATGATTCCATATACGGACTTAACGGCGGCATATACACAAACAGCATAAGCAGAGCAATTCAGGCCATTAAAGAATATAAAGTTGGAAGCCTTATGATAAATGATATTCCCACATACAGAGTTGACCATATGCCTTACGGGGGAGTGAAGGCAAGCGGCCTTGGAAGAGAAGGCCCTCGCTTTGCAATAGAAGAAATGACAGATATAAAAATGGTCAGCATCTCATATTAA
- a CDS encoding NAD(P)/FAD-dependent oxidoreductase: MDYDLLIVGAGPCGLMAAKTAAERGLSVLVIEKRPRISDYCRASSGMFHNSEGMNGETVTFRNRMGASYWHFKEADFEVKYTGGKIDFYDYFVFSPSGHRLHMHRLEKPLGVCFDMDTLLADLLKEAADCGVSFMTSTLAMEAKNTKEGAEVRVKTKDKEFCISGRKLIGADGLQSKIGRSLGFNEGRYFYAKGPSIEYTVSNVDIPLPPAWIRFHGADYTKVPGMIYMVPSAFGENQWKVGGGAGMPGKLSDEVVKHFMTQSRFAKWFKNSSVLDRRGCSVAMYEPVKVPYKGNILMLGETIGFAETLVQGALVCGYRGGNAVCDELSGKKGFEEYERFWNNSFLWLKDPQWQADYAKTAFMYPFFNDEELDYMLKFTTDMHFVGELNPYKSPINFMNFMNSVDGVKPEILQKIKMYRELNMHHIRAIVEKMREQATGGKEHGSKS; encoded by the coding sequence ATGGATTATGATTTGCTGATTGTCGGTGCCGGACCATGCGGTTTGATGGCAGCGAAAACAGCGGCTGAAAGAGGCCTGTCTGTGCTTGTAATCGAAAAACGCCCCAGGATTTCTGATTATTGCCGTGCCTCATCAGGGATGTTCCATAACTCGGAAGGGATGAACGGTGAGACCGTTACTTTCAGAAACAGGATGGGAGCATCGTACTGGCATTTCAAGGAAGCAGACTTTGAAGTGAAATATACTGGCGGCAAAATAGACTTTTATGATTATTTTGTCTTTTCACCCTCAGGCCACAGGCTTCACATGCACCGCCTTGAAAAACCCCTTGGTGTTTGTTTTGACATGGATACGCTCCTTGCAGATCTCTTAAAAGAAGCTGCGGACTGCGGTGTGAGTTTCATGACTTCCACTCTCGCAATGGAAGCTAAGAACACGAAAGAAGGAGCAGAAGTAAGAGTAAAGACAAAAGACAAAGAATTCTGTATCAGCGGCAGGAAACTCATAGGTGCAGACGGCTTACAGTCAAAAATCGGCAGGTCCCTTGGATTCAACGAAGGGCGCTATTTTTATGCAAAGGGGCCGTCCATTGAATATACGGTCTCCAATGTTGATATTCCACTTCCTCCTGCATGGATTCGTTTTCATGGCGCAGATTATACAAAAGTTCCCGGAATGATCTACATGGTTCCAAGTGCATTCGGTGAGAACCAGTGGAAGGTCGGCGGAGGAGCCGGAATGCCCGGAAAACTTTCGGATGAGGTTGTAAAACATTTTATGACTCAAAGCCGCTTTGCCAAGTGGTTTAAAAACTCAAGCGTTCTCGACAGACGCGGGTGCAGCGTTGCAATGTATGAGCCGGTAAAGGTACCCTATAAAGGCAATATACTGATGCTTGGGGAAACCATAGGATTTGCTGAAACTCTTGTACAGGGAGCGCTTGTCTGCGGTTACAGAGGCGGAAATGCGGTGTGCGATGAGCTCAGCGGAAAGAAGGGTTTTGAGGAATATGAACGCTTCTGGAACAATTCATTCCTCTGGCTTAAAGACCCTCAGTGGCAGGCTGACTATGCAAAGACTGCGTTCATGTATCCATTCTTCAACGATGAGGAACTGGATTACATGCTGAAGTTTACTACTGATATGCATTTTGTGGGCGAGCTTAACCCTTATAAGAGTCCTATTAATTTCATGAATTTCATGAACAGCGTTGACGGGGTAAAGCCGGAGATACTTCAGAAGATAAAAATGTACAGAGAACTTAATATGCACCATATAAGGGCAATAGTCGAAAAAATGAGGGAGCAGGCAACGGGAGGGAAAGAACATGGCAGTAAAAGTTAA
- a CDS encoding 4Fe-4S binding protein, translating into MAVKVKTESCIGCGTCVDECKFGALLLEGEIVIVREEDCTLCGDCVAICVTGALEL; encoded by the coding sequence ATGGCAGTAAAAGTTAAGACAGAATCCTGTATTGGATGCGGTACATGCGTTGACGAGTGTAAGTTCGGGGCGCTTCTTCTTGAAGGAGAGATTGTTATAGTCAGGGAAGAAGATTGTACTCTATGCGGTGATTGTGTTGCTATCTGTGTTACGGGCGCCTTAGAACTCTAG
- a CDS encoding NAD(P)/FAD-dependent oxidoreductase translates to MKYDLIVVGAGPAGTIAAITAKNRGLNVALIERRKLGSKLKRANTCMLVDTPGFNGENVSLQETRGNTKIVFEKNSFDISVPGTFEKIYDSISYSPNGKKIHVHNTKKSLYHLFDNQIILDTLAERALRAGVSVMDESLAVSGENTETGVSVKVKHDSGETILEGSMAVVAEGLKSSLAKSTGAMKERVVFGRGPSLQYTMENVKFPFENRAFVTFYGSTYSRGGGVLYVAPCSGGNDRYYVGISGVNPGKYCKIFLDEFFGKDLVADWFRDARIVDYTGAVVHLITPMADPIKGRFMFAGDSAGFAETMYQGAMMCGYRAASAAADELDGKKGCDSYRDFWKNSFLWNKNPQSMADYLKIGFFYPFFSDAELDYLFGLVDGRTFEGIHDPYQQVNKLFELILTSENIKPEMAEKASMFRKITMQDIAKLIEQKRQFAKKE, encoded by the coding sequence ATGAAATATGACCTTATAGTAGTCGGAGCCGGGCCAGCAGGCACTATTGCTGCAATCACAGCAAAAAACAGGGGGCTTAATGTTGCCCTTATAGAGCGGAGAAAACTTGGCTCAAAGCTAAAGCGTGCTAACACCTGCATGCTCGTTGATACTCCGGGATTTAACGGAGAGAATGTTTCACTTCAGGAGACGCGCGGAAACACAAAGATTGTTTTCGAAAAAAATAGCTTTGATATTTCAGTTCCCGGTACCTTTGAAAAGATATACGACTCCATAAGCTATTCACCGAATGGAAAGAAAATCCATGTTCATAATACAAAAAAATCCCTTTATCATCTTTTTGACAATCAGATAATTCTTGATACCCTTGCGGAAAGAGCCTTGAGGGCGGGTGTTTCTGTAATGGATGAATCTCTTGCCGTATCCGGAGAAAATACAGAAACAGGAGTCAGTGTAAAGGTAAAACATGATTCAGGTGAAACGATTCTGGAAGGAAGCATGGCTGTGGTTGCTGAAGGATTGAAATCTTCTCTTGCGAAAAGTACAGGAGCAATGAAGGAAAGAGTCGTTTTCGGGAGAGGTCCTTCTCTTCAGTACACTATGGAAAATGTTAAATTCCCATTTGAGAACCGGGCGTTTGTAACATTCTATGGCTCAACTTATTCACGCGGCGGCGGAGTGCTCTATGTTGCACCTTGCAGCGGCGGCAACGACAGGTATTACGTTGGCATAAGCGGGGTTAATCCAGGCAAGTATTGCAAGATATTCCTTGATGAGTTTTTCGGGAAAGACCTTGTTGCCGATTGGTTCAGGGATGCCAGAATAGTGGATTATACGGGCGCCGTAGTGCATCTGATCACTCCAATGGCTGATCCCATCAAGGGAAGATTCATGTTTGCCGGTGACAGCGCAGGCTTTGCGGAAACAATGTACCAGGGGGCGATGATGTGCGGTTACAGGGCTGCCTCTGCTGCTGCTGATGAGCTTGACGGCAAAAAGGGATGTGACAGCTACAGGGATTTCTGGAAGAATTCATTTCTTTGGAACAAGAATCCCCAGAGCATGGCAGATTACCTGAAAATAGGATTCTTTTACCCATTCTTCTCTGATGCTGAACTTGATTATCTCTTCGGACTTGTTGATGGAAGGACATTCGAAGGTATTCATGACCCCTACCAGCAGGTAAATAAGCTGTTCGAGTTAATTCTTACTTCTGAGAATATAAAACCTGAGATGGCAGAAAAAGCATCTATGTTCAGGAAGATTACCATGCAGGACATAGCAAAGCTCATAGAGCAAAAAAGACAGTTTGCAAAAAAAGAATAG
- a CDS encoding MBL fold metallo-hydrolase — MSYIKTANIDEVLKIEMQSTVFGIPSKILRVSAYYIDGLLVDTGFQKIDKKLKELFSDRPLHTIVNTHNHEDHFGGNHLLTSVYRAKAFAHRDAMERIRTAPREFPVSNGLCWGLPKPSPISEIGKIVETDKFKIDVIETFGHSRGHISLYIRKRGWIIGGDIFLTKRPRFLRISESVAGTIDSLEKLIKLNPEKFFCASGKVLENPMADIKAKIDYLNDCREKILAFHKQGVQPEEIRDRVLGKEESFAKISRGYFSKINFVNDILKDSI; from the coding sequence ATGTCATACATAAAAACAGCAAATATCGATGAAGTCCTAAAAATAGAAATGCAGAGCACAGTTTTTGGAATACCTTCAAAAATCCTGCGCGTATCTGCTTATTACATTGACGGACTCCTTGTAGATACCGGGTTCCAAAAGATAGACAAAAAATTAAAAGAGCTTTTTTCCGACAGGCCATTGCACACAATAGTGAACACCCACAATCATGAAGATCATTTCGGCGGTAATCATCTCCTTACTTCCGTATATAGAGCAAAAGCTTTTGCACACCGAGATGCAATGGAACGGATAAGGACTGCACCTCGTGAATTTCCTGTTTCAAACGGCCTCTGCTGGGGATTGCCGAAACCTTCTCCTATAAGCGAAATAGGGAAGATTGTGGAGACTGATAAGTTCAAGATAGATGTGATAGAGACTTTCGGGCATTCCAGGGGACACATCTCTTTATACATAAGAAAACGCGGCTGGATAATAGGCGGAGATATATTCTTAACAAAGAGGCCTCGTTTTTTAAGGATAAGCGAGAGCGTGGCAGGAACCATAGATTCACTTGAAAAGCTCATCAAACTGAATCCTGAAAAATTCTTCTGTGCGAGCGGCAAGGTGCTTGAAAACCCGATGGCAGATATCAAAGCCAAGATTGACTATCTTAATGATTGCAGAGAAAAAATCCTGGCTTTTCATAAACAGGGAGTACAACCAGAAGAAATAAGGGACAGGGTATTGGGCAAGGAAGAATCTTTTGCAAAAATATCGCGCGGTTATTTCTCAAAAATAAATTTTGTGAATGATATATTAAAAGACAGTATTTGA
- a CDS encoding L-2-amino-thiazoline-4-carboxylic acid hydrolase, whose amino-acid sequence MADFEVSPEIQAFAKEAVWKDGRWMAIIVKAMFEKYGREAIDVLCQAFSKFGQEEGERYKKELGWAGREDEINVAVALRDIYANVHSHVGAAGMDIERIKFSENESESHVPFCFIHDSWKSVWPEGSKYMCEIISKAHDEGFMRGLNPKLEWTHHAEKKNPDGTVQEGLARGAKYCKMCLVLKKK is encoded by the coding sequence GTGGCAGACTTTGAAGTTTCCCCGGAGATCCAGGCATTTGCAAAAGAAGCAGTTTGGAAAGATGGAAGATGGATGGCAATCATCGTGAAGGCAATGTTCGAAAAGTATGGAAGAGAGGCAATTGATGTACTTTGCCAGGCTTTTTCCAAATTCGGACAAGAGGAAGGTGAAAGATACAAGAAGGAACTCGGATGGGCAGGCAGGGAAGATGAAATAAACGTGGCAGTTGCCTTAAGGGATATATATGCCAATGTTCACAGCCATGTTGGCGCAGCAGGAATGGATATTGAGAGAATTAAATTCTCTGAGAACGAAAGTGAATCACATGTTCCTTTCTGCTTTATCCATGATTCATGGAAATCAGTATGGCCTGAAGGTTCAAAGTATATGTGCGAAATTATCTCCAAAGCACATGATGAAGGATTCATGAGAGGACTTAATCCAAAGCTCGAATGGACGCACCATGCAGAGAAAAAGAATCCTGACGGCACAGTTCAGGAAGGTCTTGCACGCGGAGCAAAATACTGCAAGATGTGCCTGGTTTTAAAAAAGAAGTAA
- a CDS encoding tetratricopeptide repeat protein — protein sequence MKTYKVFLIAAVVSFILLPALSFAQKESANKATKESPVLKGSVKTLIEQGKFEDALSAFKQSNADESFSDGAKYFREKDYESAIKSWQKALEVYRKNNNRDFEAVVLGNIGNAYDESGDYAKAIENYSSALKISEELHDTGTEGDMLTNIGVSLWKSGDYKKSADNFEKAALLEKKSGRIGNEAFNLYNLAKAHKKLKDYDKALKAYNDSLSIYTKEKDNSSKMDVLTDIAYLYKEMGRTKEAKEKFLEIISLKDKAGDKSGMEDLLEAVVELTKTIEVPAPQKEKSAAPEAMAPPITVPLEAKISEEIIEEKKKIEVPQPAPVEEKKEEVTQAFIVPSVPSVPSVIDESILQNGLSLESEGRLDEAVSVYRDVLKKLEGTENKHMQSEAMIRLGNLLAIDGISESEDMLKAADKIAIEEKNSSGEANALCALGRYYLARKSLPESLNFFMRGEAIFKEMNDSSGEAMAKIDMGDCYFASGMYGDAERMYKSALDTGNKALNGQIIWRAKYGIAMCLWTKNRNEEALVNMLSAVNSMEDSSHGISSTYLPDRKRNQIVSDIVELLLRLYDSKAEKKYAEAAYLYSEVESYQDMTEISSKAISTLAGENFEKFSSFNIRKNAINANDEILIKYIFKGNSCFVFIITKEDLRLIKLASSKEKIDNLVDEVLAPLKKVSVLGESDWINRTLREFDLKKAGELYGALITPVENYILDKKVLLIEPTGSLINLPFELLVKKAGNMERSDSSILAEYSDSVYLLDGFSVIYAPLGVYFSEKPEQDIKFTSDFCMVGEDKDARFKAFSEIFAPEGGSQNIEIPSKSAIADAVSGCRILQFQIPANISVDTNFETGLILDEENSKEILNGDEISIMKGNSAVALFTDSEFKSSSKSERYNYLGLVSSVLSSGIKSVIYPYWKGNKFSSLELLKEFYKTLKDTKYQLNKGEALRLAKKKVRDSNYNDNTGPHSISFSHPYFWSNLVQEGR from the coding sequence ATGAAAACATATAAGGTTTTTTTAATCGCAGCAGTTGTTTCTTTTATTTTGCTTCCGGCTTTGTCCTTTGCGCAGAAGGAGTCTGCAAATAAAGCAACTAAAGAAAGTCCAGTACTTAAAGGAAGTGTTAAGACCCTTATAGAGCAGGGTAAATTCGAAGATGCACTGAGTGCTTTCAAGCAGTCAAATGCTGATGAAAGCTTCAGTGATGGGGCAAAATATTTCAGGGAAAAAGACTATGAGAGCGCAATTAAATCATGGCAAAAGGCGCTTGAAGTTTACCGCAAAAATAACAATCGTGATTTTGAAGCTGTTGTACTTGGAAATATCGGCAATGCCTACGACGAATCCGGAGACTACGCAAAAGCAATTGAAAATTACAGTTCAGCATTGAAAATCTCGGAGGAACTCCATGATACCGGAACAGAAGGAGACATGCTGACAAACATAGGCGTAAGTTTGTGGAAATCAGGCGATTATAAAAAATCGGCTGATAATTTTGAGAAAGCGGCCCTGCTTGAGAAAAAATCAGGAAGGATTGGGAACGAGGCGTTTAACCTTTACAATCTGGCTAAAGCCCATAAGAAGCTAAAAGATTATGACAAGGCTCTCAAAGCTTATAATGATTCGCTTTCTATCTATACAAAAGAAAAAGACAATAGCTCTAAGATGGATGTTTTGACTGATATCGCCTACCTTTATAAAGAAATGGGGCGCACAAAGGAGGCAAAGGAGAAATTTCTTGAGATCATAAGCTTAAAAGATAAGGCAGGCGATAAAAGTGGAATGGAGGATCTCCTTGAGGCTGTTGTAGAATTAACGAAAACAATAGAAGTGCCCGCACCGCAAAAGGAGAAATCTGCAGCGCCGGAAGCAATGGCTCCCCCAATCACCGTACCTCTGGAAGCTAAAATATCTGAAGAGATAATAGAGGAAAAAAAGAAGATAGAAGTACCGCAACCAGCACCTGTTGAAGAAAAAAAGGAAGAAGTAACACAAGCATTCATAGTACCCTCAGTGCCATCAGTACCCTCAGTAATTGATGAATCCATTCTGCAAAATGGTCTTTCACTCGAAAGTGAAGGCCGTCTTGATGAAGCGGTGTCTGTGTACAGGGATGTACTTAAAAAACTTGAAGGAACTGAAAATAAGCATATGCAATCTGAGGCAATGATAAGGCTTGGAAACCTTCTTGCCATAGATGGCATTTCAGAATCAGAAGATATGCTGAAGGCTGCGGACAAAATAGCAATAGAAGAGAAAAATTCATCGGGAGAAGCAAACGCTCTCTGTGCATTGGGAAGGTATTATCTTGCACGAAAAAGCCTGCCTGAATCGTTGAACTTCTTTATGAGAGGGGAAGCCATATTCAAGGAAATGAATGATTCGTCGGGAGAAGCAATGGCCAAGATCGATATGGGAGATTGCTATTTTGCTTCCGGAATGTATGGAGATGCTGAAAGGATGTATAAGTCAGCTTTGGACACAGGGAATAAAGCATTGAACGGACAGATCATCTGGAGAGCGAAATATGGAATCGCTATGTGTCTGTGGACTAAAAACAGGAATGAAGAGGCGCTTGTTAACATGCTGTCGGCAGTAAATTCCATGGAGGATTCATCGCATGGGATTTCTTCAACTTATCTACCTGACAGGAAAAGAAATCAGATTGTGTCAGATATTGTTGAATTGCTTTTGAGACTTTATGATAGCAAGGCAGAGAAAAAATATGCAGAAGCAGCTTATCTATACAGTGAAGTTGAGTCCTATCAGGATATGACAGAAATATCTTCAAAAGCCATCAGTACGCTGGCAGGTGAGAATTTTGAAAAATTCTCTTCTTTCAACATCAGAAAAAATGCGATCAATGCAAATGACGAAATACTCATTAAATATATATTTAAGGGGAATTCCTGTTTTGTTTTCATAATTACAAAAGAAGATCTAAGACTTATAAAACTGGCGTCTTCGAAAGAAAAAATAGACAACCTTGTAGATGAAGTCCTCGCGCCTCTCAAAAAAGTTTCAGTACTCGGCGAATCAGACTGGATAAACAGGACATTGAGAGAATTTGATTTGAAAAAAGCCGGGGAACTTTATGGCGCTCTTATAACTCCTGTTGAAAATTACATCCTCGACAAAAAGGTACTGCTCATCGAACCTACCGGCTCGCTCATCAATCTTCCCTTCGAGCTTCTCGTAAAAAAGGCAGGAAATATGGAAAGAAGCGACAGCAGCATACTTGCAGAATATTCTGACTCTGTTTATCTGCTTGATGGTTTCTCGGTAATATATGCGCCTCTTGGTGTTTATTTCTCAGAAAAGCCTGAGCAGGATATAAAGTTTACAAGCGACTTCTGTATGGTTGGCGAAGATAAAGATGCCAGATTTAAGGCTTTCTCAGAAATATTTGCTCCCGAAGGGGGAAGTCAAAACATAGAAATTCCTTCGAAGTCAGCAATCGCAGATGCGGTTTCCGGATGCAGGATATTACAGTTTCAGATTCCAGCCAATATCAGCGTAGACACTAATTTTGAGACAGGACTTATCCTCGATGAAGAGAACAGCAAGGAAATATTAAACGGAGATGAGATAAGCATTATGAAGGGGAACTCAGCGGTTGCCCTTTTTACGGATTCAGAATTTAAGAGTAGCAGCAAAAGTGAGAGATATAATTATTTGGGACTTGTATCTTCTGTCCTAAGCTCGGGGATTAAGAGTGTTATCTATCCATACTGGAAAGGAAACAAATTCTCTTCCCTTGAACTTTTAAAGGAATTTTACAAGACATTAAAAGATACAAAATACCAGTTAAATAAAGGTGAGGCATTACGGCTTGCTAAAAAGAAAGTACGCGATTCAAACTACAATGATAATACAGGGCCGCACTCGATATCGTTTTCACATCCCTATTTCTGGTCCAATCTTGTTCAGGAAGGAAGATAA